From a single Fusobacterium pseudoperiodonticum genomic region:
- a CDS encoding cold shock domain-containing protein, with protein MKGTVKWFNKEKGFGFITGEDGKDVFAHFSQIQKEGFKELFEGQEVEFEITEGQKGPQASNIVVIK; from the coding sequence ATGAAAGGTACAGTAAAATGGTTTAACAAGGAAAAAGGATTTGGATTTATCACAGGTGAAGATGGAAAAGATGTATTTGCTCATTTTTCTCAAATTCAAAAAGAAGGATTCAAAGAATTATTTGAAGGACAAGAAGTAGAATTTGAAATTACTGAAGGACAAAAAGGACCTCAAGCTTCAAATATAGTTGTTATTAAATAA